The Choristoneura fumiferana unplaced genomic scaffold, NRCan_CFum_1 Sck3bRy_174;HRSCAF=364_pilon, whole genome shotgun sequence nucleotide sequence AACGAGGTCGCTGACGCATATGCTAAGGAGGCCATAGAGATCGGCAGCTTGGATCACTCCCACTGCTATTTCTATGACCTCTTCTCTGCTGCCAAATCCGATCTCACCTCTCTTTGGCTCCGTCATTATGAGTGCTCCTTACTGGTCAAAGGCCGTCATTACGGGGATATTCAACCAAACATCCCCCCTAAGCCTTGGTTTTTCCGGTTTCGTCAAGCGAACAAACAGACAACCTCTGTCATCTGCAGATTACGTATCGGACATACTTGTGCTCCATCCCGCCTGTATAGATGGGGTATTGTTCAATCCCCCCTCTGTCCATGCGGCTTGGAGGAGGGTACCGCCGACCACATTCTGTTAAACTGCCCCATGAGAACTGTTCCCCTTTACAACATCCTTCCCCCCTGTATTCCCAAACCCACCAACCTCAAAACCCTCCTACTTCATGCCTCCTCCAACAAGAAAATCCTTAacatgttaattaattatataactaaagaaaaataaaactataggtGCTTTTTCGCTTTTGTCGCTCCCTTTGATCCGATCTGTAATGTCTAAATGTTTTGTACTGTCTTCTATGTTTTGTGCTGTCCCTATGTTTTGTGTATGTCTATTGCAGGTACGCAACAAACTCGCTTCCACAACCCCCGTTTAGAAATCTTATCCAACCGGTCTGACACAATATAcactttgctgctgtcaggtgtcattggcagtaatggacgctaaccaaaagcgaccgattgccactaaacaaaaaagttgaagttgaagttgaagtataatatttattttgcaaaagaaaAGAATTCAAAAATTGCTGAACTGAATACACTACTTTATTTCgaagaaagaaatacatataattttttaaatatagcatTAAATCTGCGTTGCTACAAAATTTAAAGATAGACCAATTCAAGCACAActgaaataagtttaaaatggaTAAAAGGCGGACGGAGTTATCCAAACTAAGTTCATATATCCAAAGCATTGACACTGAAGTCACTATGATTCTGCAAAGTTTGCAATGGGATCGTCAATATTTGATTGaggtaaaaaaaacacagaaaataagtaaaatttatttattttataggttATTGACATTGGTTATAATTACTAATCTTTCCAGGGTTTACCAATGGCTCCATGCAGGTATGACTGCAGTCACACAGTTCCACCAAACAGGCTGGACATTCATGAGAGGGAATGCCGCTTGCGAAGTGCAGGGTACTCGACAGATGAGCAACTGTTGCCAGAACCACTTGATGCCCAAGCTGACACTCTCATTACACTAAGTATGATACTTATATTATTGTTAACAAAGTAGAGACAATAACCAGGCATTCAGTACTTGTCAAATAGAAGCCTAACGGGTGGGAGGATGCAGGGGGGGGAAAGGAAAACGGACAGagataattgtttttattcggTACAAATAATTAGCGGTCcccatttatttatattatgaaaAGCTTATTGCTTTTCAGctaaataggtattttgaaaGTAGTGATAATATGAGGATTAGTTCTGTTTTATGTAAGACTTTCCAAGATAAATCAATTTATTACTTATCCAGTACAGTTCTTTTTATTGTTTCCTTgcattcatttttaaaatatatttttttttattcaactggatggcaaacgagcaagtgggtctcctgatgataagagatcaccaccgcccatagacacctgcaacaccagggggttgcagatgcgttgccaacctagaggcctaagatggatacctagagtgccagtaatttcaccggctgtcttactctccatgtcgaaacacaacagtgcaagcactgctgtttcacggcaggattagcgagcaagatggtggtagcaatccgggcgaacctacaaaattcaaaaaacacaTTCAGACAGAAATACATTCTTATATTGGTTTCACACTATTGTTGTGTATTGTCACATTGGCTCTACAAATAGTTTCTGATCATGCCTTTTAATAATTACAGATAAAGATGATATTACAAACATCATAGAGTATGCAGCAAAGATAGATCCACTCTTCCAGAAAGGTAAGAAGCACCACAATTTTAACTTCAATATATTATTTGCCAATTTAGGTACCCACtaatatttcataatttttacagTGCATACAGTATCTTGTCCCAGATTCATGGGCTAATTGTATCCTTTATTAATTAGATTAATATTTGTAAGAAATTTATAATCatagtttaatttttgaaaatatgtacAACATATTGAATGTAATTTTACCTGCAACATGTAAGTTTCCTGAATATAACCAAGGGCACCAAGGCAGGGGACCTGAGGAGTGCCAGCCGTTGACCCTGGAGCGCCTGCAGCATGCCTACAGCATGGACGAACGCCGGGCCATACATGATGCCGTGGTAAACGCAGTGCCCTCCTGCCATCATCTACTGGAGCTTGCCTTACCACAGTAAGTATTATTCCATATAcatgtaattattttagttgtaTGCGTGTACCTGTGGGCTGAGGTGTTAGAGGCACTGCTGTTCACATCACACTTACCTACCCAACCCAACACCATGTTGTATAGAAATTAGAAATTACTTGCATTTGGTTAAAATAGATCCACCACCCTTAATTGATTTAGTAACTGATCTcttttcttcttaaatttaagagctatattcttgtcggtggagtaatcgccactccgcacggtctttggccagctgtttgacttcctgatactaCACAACACTTACCCTTTCCTTCACCTAGTTAAAATAAGTCAATCTTGGTCTTCCTCTTCTTCGTTTGCTGTCTATTTTTCATTCCAGCAGCTAACAGCAACTTTGATAACAGCAGCAAACACAGATTGATAATTTGAAACTTTTGATATTATACCTATGAATTATTTATCCTCGTAATTCCTTGTGTACAAAGTagaaatcaattgtaagaataactgctgAATGTACCCTGGtggagtacaatttttttaatgaaatatgaactttaaatttatgtaagtaatttccaaaatcacaaaacttagaattctcgctcggtctgtagaactatgtatgataaaaaagGTCAGGACTGAAGTTATACGCTGATGGAGCCTTGCTGCTCAGGCCTGTACTAATAACGGGCTAAAATGAAGTCAGGCCCTGAAAATCTTACACTCTGTGCATGTCTTGATCACCTCTGATGAACTCATCCGCATCGCTTCAATGATGCTAGAACACTAATACTCGGTCTCTTGCACAGCCCACTACTATGAAGTGCTGTTTCTTGAAGACACAGCAGAGTGCGTGGGACGGCAcaacacgaactttgattttcgaatttaataGTAGCCCGCTGCTCAGTTGCTCATTTCTTGTCtcatttttattcttctttaTCAATGAAAGACAAAGTTTGTGTATCTATGGTGTCTcgaaaaatgtgaatattatgAGTAATGTCCTCTTGACGGCACGTTGTTGCAGCGGCGAAGGGTCGCAGCCGGGCGCGCGGAGCAAGTCGCGCGCGGCCGTGCTGGCAGAGCTGCGCGACATGAAGCGCCGCCGCACCAAGTACCGCGGCGCCGCCA carries:
- the LOC141445050 gene encoding U11/U12 small nuclear ribonucleoprotein 48 kDa protein-like isoform X2; translated protein: MDKRRTELSKLSSYIQSIDTEVTMILQSLQWDRQYLIEGLPMAPCRYDCSHTVPPNRLDIHERECRLRSAGYSTDEQLLPEPLDAQADTLITLNKDDITNIIEYAAKIDPLFQKGRGPEECQPLTLERLQHAYSMDERRAIHDAVVNAVPSCHHLLELALPHGEGSQPGARSKSRAAVLAELRDMKRRRTKYRGAAKTRNYSDVLRDLIATQMEHYSETQSAVSDAGQPHNLNTNKETNRSKKYEEVHIKEEPVEGRYREPESRQKDKPRDTHKEREREKKYGDYKRDKHRDERDRYSSSSKESNRDRNYYRSRDRHRKDETGDSSHSRTREYKDSSKPSRYSDSKDKHERSDRHGSDERSHRQDRYKRYYDFKQEDYEFNLKRMKREKD
- the LOC141445050 gene encoding U11/U12 small nuclear ribonucleoprotein 48 kDa protein-like isoform X1 codes for the protein MDKRRTELSKLSSYIQSIDTEVTMILQSLQWDRQYLIEGLPMAPCRYDCSHTVPPNRLDIHERECRLRSAGYSTDEQLLPEPLDAQADTLITLNKDDITNIIEYAAKIDPLFQKGHQGRGPEECQPLTLERLQHAYSMDERRAIHDAVVNAVPSCHHLLELALPHGEGSQPGARSKSRAAVLAELRDMKRRRTKYRGAAKTRNYSDVLRDLIATQMEHYSETQSAVSDAGQPHNLNTNKETNRSKKYEEVHIKEEPVEGRYREPESRQKDKPRDTHKEREREKKYGDYKRDKHRDERDRYSSSSKESNRDRNYYRSRDRHRKDETGDSSHSRTREYKDSSKPSRYSDSKDKHERSDRHGSDERSHRQDRYKRYYDFKQEDYEFNLKRMKREKD